In Pocillopora verrucosa isolate sample1 chromosome 13, ASM3666991v2, whole genome shotgun sequence, one genomic interval encodes:
- the LOC131797480 gene encoding U6 snRNA-associated Sm-like protein LSm5: MAAVANESQLILPLELIDKCIGSRIHIVMKSDKEIVGVLLGFDDYVNIVLEDVTVFESTPEGRRMTKLDQILLNGNNITMLIPGGEGPEI; this comes from the exons ATGGCGGCTGTTGCAAACGAATCCCAATTAATTCTACCGCTAG AATTAATCGACAAGTGCATTGGATCTCGAATTCACATTGTCATGAAGAGTGATAAGGAGATTGTCGGAGTTCTTCTGGGGTTTGATGATTATGTCA ACATTGTTTTAGAAGATGTTACAGTATT TGAAAGCACACCAGAAGGACGAAGAATGACAAAACTTGACCAGATTCTGCTCAATGGGAATAACATAACCATG ctCATTCCTGGTGGAGA GGGCCCGGAGATATGA
- the LOC131797479 gene encoding ubiquitin-conjugating enzyme E2 G2 has product MAGAALKRLMAEYKQLTLNSPEGILAGPLSEENFFEWEALITGPEGTPFEGGVFTTRLVFPPDYPLSPPKMKFTCEMFHPNVYPDGRVCISILHAPGDDPMGYESSAERWSPVQSVEKILLSVVSMLAEPNDESGANVDASKMWRENREKFNEIARQIVKKSLGLQ; this is encoded by the exons ATGGCAGGAGCTGCTCTCAAGAGGCTTATGGCTGAGTATAAAC AGCTAACCCTGAACTCTCCAGAAGGTATTCTTGCAG gACCACTATCTGAGGAAAACTTTTTTGAATGGGAGGCTTTGATAAC AGGCCCAGAAGGAACTCCATTTGAAGGAGGTGTTTTTACCACAAGACTTGTGTTCCCTCCTGATTATCCTTTGAGTCCTCCAAAAATGAAGTTCACATGTGAAATGTTCCATCCTAATG tttatccTGATGGAAGAGTGTGTATCTCCATTCTACATGCCCCTGGTGATGATCCCATGGGGTATGAGAGTAGTGCTGAAAGATGGAGTCCTGTTCAGTCTGTAGAGAAAATACTTCTGTCTGTTGTTAGTATGCTGGCAG AACCAAATGATGAAAGTGGGGCAAATGTAGATGCTTCG aaAATGTGGAGAGAAAATCgagaaaaattcaatgaaatagCAAGACAGATTGTAAAGAAATCTCTAGGTCTTCAATAA
- the LOC131797478 gene encoding beta-1,4-galactosyltransferase 1-like encodes MVELDRLKKFMICTFVIATASFIVMFYYSVTFSNYKALGTNYLRGLKRNNLSKGIYLPDLIPGSFQESSNSTGETQLTNSGQPTLSSNEVEIPKESGQQNTQDLDNTISSFNQVTTRHTKTEKGQSTSNTSVAIFTPTKEAGSNENSDQELSLCPEKSPSLVGPLYVDSKIPKIEDVEKVMSSDFNGWVDHGGHWKPTKCKARKKLALIIPYRKRYEQLKIFVRHMHPILKRQNLDYRIMVVEQGGTTIFNRAMLFNIGYKEALKFDDFECFIFHDVDLIPEDDRNDYSCPTSPRHLSVAIDKFNYRLPYSTIFGGAGAFSREHFELVNGFSNKFWGWGGEDDDLYNRISAKQLKLTRPSMQVGRYKMLKMFHTSGKADPDRFAKLKDSAQRMPTDGINSLLYKVENVTEHRLYTQVTVDVREAMPQKLQN; translated from the exons ATGGTTGAGTTGGACAGATTGAAAAAATTCATGATATGTACGTTCGTCATCGCCACGGCTTCATTTATTGTGATGTTTTACTACTCAGTCACTTTTTCGAATTATAAGGCATTGGGAACGAATTATTTAAGAGGGTTAAAGAGGAACAATCTAAGCAAAGGCATATATTTACCAGACTTGATTCCTGGCAGTTTCCAAGAGTCGTCAAACTCAACTGGAGAAACACAACTTACAAATTCCGGGCAACCAACTTTGAGCTCGAATGAAGTAGAGATCCCTAAAGAGTCAGGGCAACAGAATACACAGGATCTAGACAATACTATCAGCAGTTTTAACCAAGTAACGACTCGGCATACGAAAACGGAAAAAGGACAAAGCACATCAAATACCAGCGTAGCCATTTTCACTCCAACTAAAGAAGCCGGTAGCAATGAAAATTCTGATCAGGAATTGAGTTTATGTCCTGAAAAATCACCATCTTTAG tTGGACCTTTGTATGTAGACTCAAAAATTCCTAAGATAGAAGATGTTGAAAAGGTCATGTCAAGTGATTTTAATGGCTGGGTTGACCATGGAGGTCATTGGAAACCAACTAAATGTAAAGCCAGAAAGAAG CTGGCCTTAATTATTCCATATCGAAAGCGCTATGAACAGCTGAAGATATTTGTTAGACACATGCACCCTATTCTTAAACGGCAGAATTTGGACTACAGAATCATGGTTGTAGAACAG GGTGGAACTACCATTTTTAACCGTGCCATGCTTTTTAACATTGGCTATAAAGAAGCTCTtaagtttgatgattttgagTGCTTTATATTCCATGACGTTGACTTAATACCTGAAGATGACCGAAATGATTACAGCTGTCCCACATCACCCAGACACTTGTCAGTTGCCATAGATAAATTTAATTATCG ATTGCCTTATTCAACTATTTTTGGAGGAGCTGGTGCTTTCTCCCGAGAACACTTTGAACTTGTAAAtggattttcaaacaaattttggGGATGGGGAGGGGAAGATGATGATCTCTACAACAG GATATCAGCCAAGCAACTGAAGTTAACTCGGCCATCAATGCAAGTAGGAAGATATAAAATGTTGAAGATGTTTCACACCAGTGGCAAGGCAGATCCAGATAG GTTTGCTAAACTAAAAGACTCTGCCCAGAGAATGCCTACTGATGGAATTAATTCTCTTCTATATAAAGTAGAAAATGTAACAGAACATCGCCTTTACACTCAGGTTACTGTAGATGTACGAGAGGCTATGCCacagaaattacaaaattaa